The following coding sequences are from one Candidatus Hydrogenedentota bacterium window:
- a CDS encoding PilZ domain-containing protein has protein sequence MRGRTMVETVSNRMSADERRFLRVPFSTRVEYFHGAGASGTGCCREVSHRGLSMRLGRYLAPGRKVLVRVFSVANPVEAAELKGRVAWCRPTAAPDQFLAGIEVFFDAPEAFEDLSRLVLEAALAHTWSAVPQTGEQPRQTPDRARWGIRRTAVALAHAGFAKTLALATAMEAVQSGSM, from the coding sequence ATGCGGGGAAGAACAATGGTCGAGACTGTCAGTAACCGGATGAGTGCGGACGAGCGCCGCTTTTTGCGCGTGCCGTTCAGCACGAGAGTTGAATACTTCCATGGCGCGGGTGCGTCGGGCACGGGGTGCTGCCGTGAGGTGAGTCACCGCGGCCTGTCGATGCGCCTGGGCCGGTACCTTGCGCCCGGGCGGAAGGTGCTGGTGCGGGTATTCAGCGTGGCGAACCCGGTCGAGGCGGCCGAGTTGAAAGGCCGGGTCGCCTGGTGCCGTCCGACGGCGGCTCCCGACCAGTTTCTCGCGGGCATCGAGGTCTTTTTTGACGCCCCGGAGGCGTTCGAGGACCTGTCGCGGCTGGTTCTTGAGGCCGCGCTTGCGCATACGTGGAGCGCGGTCCCGCAGACCGGCGAGCAGCCGCGGCAGACGCCGGACCGCGCCCGATGGGGCATCCGGCGCACCGCGGTGGCGCTCGCGCATGCAGGGTTCGCAAAGACTCTGGCGCTCGCTACGGCGATGGAAGCCGTCCAGAGCGGCAGCATGTAA
- the pspF gene encoding phage shock protein operon transcriptional activator, which produces MMEPDRDRQREEIEAAIPEVQEALGQSEAFLAFQEHLSRAARVDRPVLILGERGTGKELAATRLHFLSKRWQQPFVALNCAALTPSLIESELFGHEAGAFTGATGRRAGRFEMANQGTLFLDEIGLIPLETQEKILRAVEYGVFERVGSSRPVRVDVRIIGATNADLRTLASAGRFRQDLLDRLSFEVLHLPPLRVRQEDTLLLANHFAARMAHELGWEEVPEFSDEALLALESYAWPGNVRELKNVVERSVYRAGSAYIESIVFDPFAGAFAPPAGPPPEACKTPAAGPPAPAPSWPPPGPSPAADEDRPYAEVLRDVEVRLLRRALRRCQFNQKKAAESLSLTYHQFRGLYRKYQDDLQE; this is translated from the coding sequence ATGATGGAACCGGATCGCGACCGGCAGCGCGAGGAGATCGAGGCCGCCATCCCCGAGGTGCAGGAGGCGTTGGGGCAATCCGAGGCATTTCTCGCCTTTCAGGAGCATTTGTCGCGCGCGGCCCGCGTCGATCGGCCCGTGCTCATCCTTGGTGAACGCGGCACCGGCAAGGAACTCGCCGCAACCCGGCTCCATTTCCTGTCAAAACGGTGGCAACAGCCGTTCGTGGCCTTGAACTGCGCCGCGCTGACCCCCTCGCTCATCGAATCCGAGTTGTTCGGCCACGAAGCCGGCGCGTTCACGGGCGCGACCGGCCGCCGGGCCGGACGCTTTGAAATGGCCAACCAGGGCACCCTGTTTCTCGACGAAATCGGCCTCATTCCGCTCGAAACCCAGGAGAAGATCCTGCGCGCCGTTGAATACGGCGTGTTCGAACGGGTCGGCAGTTCCCGCCCCGTCCGCGTGGACGTTCGGATCATCGGCGCGACCAACGCCGACCTGCGCACGCTGGCGAGCGCGGGCCGGTTTCGCCAGGACCTGCTCGACCGCTTGTCGTTTGAAGTGCTCCATTTGCCGCCGCTGCGCGTGCGCCAGGAAGACACCCTGCTGCTCGCGAACCATTTCGCCGCGCGGATGGCCCACGAGCTGGGCTGGGAAGAAGTGCCCGAATTCAGCGACGAGGCGCTCCTGGCGCTCGAAAGCTATGCCTGGCCCGGCAATGTGCGCGAACTCAAAAACGTCGTTGAGCGCAGCGTCTATCGCGCGGGTTCCGCCTACATCGAATCCATCGTGTTCGATCCCTTCGCGGGCGCGTTTGCGCCGCCCGCCGGGCCCCCGCCCGAAGCGTGCAAGACGCCCGCCGCCGGCCCGCCCGCCCCGGCGCCATCCTGGCCTCCGCCGGGCCCTTCGCCCGCCGCGGACGAAGACCGCCCCTACGCCGAGGTGCTCCGCGACGTCGAGGTGCGCCTCTTGCGCCGCGCGCTCCGCCGCTGCCAGTTCAACCAGAAAAAAGCCGCCGAGAGCCTGTCGCTGACCTACCACCAGTTCCGCGGCCTGTACCGCAAATATCAGGACGACCTCCAGGAATAA
- a CDS encoding glycosyltransferase family 2 protein — MKTLVSVVVPFYNEEANVPLLAAKIGGVFAGLADYDYECLFVNDGSTDGTRAALDTLAQANARIRTVHLVANRGQSAALVAGIRRARGAYIFILDGDLQNDPCDFPRMLELLQEYDCVCGYRAHRQDSWVRRMSSRIANRTRALFVPTGTRDAGCGSKGFRRACAPHIVAFNGAHRFLDTVLVNAGFTVTECPVTHHPRQHGVSKYGIHNRLWRGIYDLIGVRWLCKRYVTFEVEGEDGHG; from the coding sequence ATGAAAACCCTGGTATCGGTGGTCGTCCCGTTCTATAACGAAGAAGCCAACGTGCCGTTGCTTGCCGCGAAAATCGGCGGGGTCTTCGCCGGGCTGGCGGACTACGATTACGAGTGCCTGTTCGTCAACGACGGCAGCACGGACGGCACCCGCGCCGCGCTGGATACCCTCGCCCAGGCGAACGCGCGGATCCGGACCGTGCACCTGGTGGCGAACCGGGGCCAGTCGGCCGCGCTGGTGGCGGGGATCCGCCGCGCCCGGGGCGCGTACATCTTCATCCTCGACGGCGATCTCCAGAACGATCCCTGCGACTTTCCCAGAATGCTCGAACTGCTCCAGGAATACGATTGCGTGTGCGGATACCGGGCCCACCGCCAGGATTCGTGGGTGCGGCGGATGTCCAGCCGGATCGCCAACCGCACCCGGGCCCTGTTTGTGCCGACCGGGACCCGCGACGCCGGCTGCGGCAGCAAGGGATTCCGCCGCGCGTGCGCGCCGCATATCGTGGCCTTCAACGGCGCCCACCGCTTTCTCGATACGGTGCTCGTCAATGCGGGCTTCACCGTAACCGAGTGCCCGGTGACCCACCATCCCCGGCAGCACGGCGTGTCCAAGTACGGCATCCACAACCGGCTCTGGCGGGGCATCTACGACCTTATCGGAGTGCGCTGGCTGTGCAAACGCTACGTGACGTTCGAGGTGGAAGGGGAAGACGGGCATGGCTGA
- a CDS encoding lipid-A-disaccharide synthase N-terminal domain-containing protein, producing MADPAAVEPSLLWYVLGVPASVIFYGRFYVQWIVSEIRRKSVMPISFWYMSSLGSLMLLVYGVVTMSALGTLSHCFNIAVYSRNLIHIWREKGKLSAAVNIGVHAFVAVVILASVGVTAWTWWHVYDRTSAGPSGELQKTAVWLGVGVLGQALFAMRFLVQWVATERRKKSVVPTSFWWLSLVASALMCASFTREREWVYAVGIAATLFIYARNLWLIYAYGNESAEAGD from the coding sequence ATGGCTGATCCCGCCGCGGTCGAACCCTCGCTGCTCTGGTATGTCCTCGGCGTCCCCGCGAGCGTGATCTTCTATGGCCGTTTCTACGTCCAGTGGATCGTCTCGGAGATCCGGCGCAAGAGCGTCATGCCGATCTCGTTCTGGTACATGAGCAGCCTGGGCTCCCTCATGCTGCTGGTGTACGGCGTCGTCACCATGTCGGCCCTGGGAACGCTCAGCCACTGTTTCAACATCGCGGTATACAGCCGCAACCTGATCCATATCTGGCGCGAGAAGGGCAAGCTGTCCGCCGCGGTCAACATCGGAGTGCATGCATTCGTCGCCGTGGTCATCCTGGCCTCCGTGGGCGTGACCGCCTGGACCTGGTGGCACGTCTATGACCGTACCAGCGCCGGTCCGAGCGGCGAACTGCAGAAGACGGCCGTGTGGCTCGGCGTGGGCGTGCTGGGGCAGGCCCTGTTCGCCATGCGGTTTCTCGTGCAATGGGTGGCCACCGAACGGCGCAAGAAAAGCGTGGTGCCCACCTCGTTCTGGTGGCTGAGCCTGGTGGCCTCGGCGCTCATGTGCGCGAGTTTCACGCGCGAGCGCGAATGGGTGTACGCCGTGGGCATCGCCGCGACCCTGTTTATCTACGCCCGCAACCTGTGGCTCATCTACGCGTACGGAAACGAGAGCGCGGAAGCCGGCGACTGA